The sequence below is a genomic window from Cryobacterium arcticum.
GCCGGGGAGAGTGCGTCCCTCGAGGAGTTCGCTGCTGAGCAGCAGGTCGCCGTCGGGCAGCTCCACCGGCTGGTCGCCGGTGTTCGCCACGACGACGACATTCCCGTTGCGGAATACGAGCACACTGTCGCTGGGCGACGGCAGCCAGTCGACCGAACCGAGTCCGAGGCCGTGCTCGCGGCGCAGCTTGAGTGCGAGCGTGTAAAGCTCCAGCGTCGATCCCTCGACGCCCTCCTGCGCATCCCGGGCCAGAGTGGCCCACTCGGCCGGCTGGGGCAGCCAGCTGGCCGGGCTGGGGCCGAAGCCGTACGACGGCGAGGCCGCCTCCCAGGGGATCGGCACGCGGCAGCCGTCGCGGCCGTAGCGCTCCCCGTTGGTGCGGAACCAGGTGGGGTCCTCGCGGGAGGAATCCGGCAGGTGGATGACCTCGGGCAGGCCGAGTTCCTCGCCCTGGTAGATGTAGCTCGAACCGGGCAGCGACAGCATCAGCGAGGATGCGGCGCGGGCCCGGCGCAGGCCCACCTGGGTGTCGGGCAGTCCAACGGTGTTCGGGCCGATGCCGTGGCCCTGCAGGTTGTCCGCGGTCAGGGCCAGCCGGGAGGCGTGGCGCACCACGTCGTGGTTGGAGAGCACCCAGGTGCTCGGGGCGCCGACGGCGCTGAACGCGGCCAGGGAGTCGTCGATCACGCGCTTGAGCGGCGCGGCGTCCCACGGGGTCTCGAGGTAGGCGAAGTTGAAGGCCTGGTGCATCTCGTCGGAGCGCACCCACTGGGCCACCCGGTCGAGCGGGTCGACCCAGGCCTCGGCGGCGAGGATCCGGTCGCCCTCGTACTCGTCGAGCACCTGGCGCCAGTCGCGGTAGATGTCGTGCACGCCGTCCTGAGCCCAGTAGGGCGCGCCGGCAACGGGCTCGGCCACGACGCCGGGCTCGAGCGAGGTGGCCCCGCCCATGCTTCCGCCGTCGACCGGCGGAGTGTAGTCGGGCAGGCCCTTGGCCTTGATCATGCCGTGGGCCACGTCCACCCGGAAGCCGTCGACGCCGCGGTCGAGCCAGAAGCGCAGCACGTCCCGGAACTGGGTGCGCACCCACTCGTTGTCCCAGTCGAAGTCGGGCTGGGTGGTGTCGAAGAGGTGCAGGTACCACTGGCCCGGCGTGCCGTCGGGGTCCACGGTGCGGGTCCAGGCGTTGCCGCCGAAGACGGACTCCCAGTTGTTCGGCGGGAGTTCGCCGTTCTCGCCGCGGCCGTCGCGGAAGATGTAGTGCCCGCGCTCCTCGCTGCCGGGCCCGGCCGCCAGTGCCGCCTGGAACCAGGGGTGGTCGCTGGAGGAGTGGTTGGGCACGATGTCCACGATCACCCGGATGCCCAGCGCGTGCGCGGCATCCTGCATGGCGTCGTAATCGGCGAGCGTGCCGAAGAGCGGATCGACGTCGCAGTAGTCGGAAACGTCGTAGCCCGCGTCGCGCTGCGGCGACCGGTAGAACGGCGAGAGCCAGATGGCATCCACCCCGAGCTCGGCCAGCTGGGGCAGGCGGGAACGGATGCCCGCGAGGTCGCCCATGCCGTCGCCGTTCGCGTCAGCGAACGACCGTGGGTAGATCTGATAAATAACGGCGGTACGCCACCACTCTGTGCCTGTCATGACGGACAGACTACGGCATTCCGACGAACGTGCAAGCGCTTCCACTAATCTGCAACCGCATATTGACCTCAGCGCTGTAGATAACCACACACTGGGTTGCTAATCGAGAAAATGACAGGTATACATGTAACCGCTTGCACAAATGTCAATGTTGATTACGAAAGGCACACCAATGATGGTGAAGAAGAATGGCCTGCTTGCCGCGGGCGCGATAGCCGTCGCGGCGTCCCTGGCCCTGGCCGGATGCTCGGCTGGATCCGACTCGAGCGGCGCCACCTCGGACGCCGATTCCAGCACGTTGACAGTGTGGGTCGATGCCGACCGCGCCGCCGTGCTGAAGGACGCCGCCGCGGCCTTCACCAAGGAATCCGGCGTCAAGGTCAAGCTCGTCCAGAAGGACTTCGCCAAGATCCAGGAAGAGTTCATCGCGCAGGTTCCCACCGGCAAGGGCCCCGACATCACGATCGCCGCCCACGACTGGCTGGGCAACTTCGTGAGCAACGGCGTCGTGCAGCCCGTCGAGCTCGGCGACACCGCGGCCGACTACCAGCAGGTCGCCGTCACCGCCATGAGCTACGAGGGCAAGACCTACGGAGTGCCGTACTCGATCGAGAACATCGCGCTGCTGCGCAACACGGCCCTCGCCCCCACGGCCCCGGCCACCTTCGACGACATGGTCGCCGCCGGCACCGCCGCGGGCACCGAGTTCCCCTACCTCGTGCAGATCGGCCCCGAGGCCGACCCGTACCACCTTTACCCGTTCCAGACCTCGTTCGGCGCCCCGGTCTTCGGCACCAACGCCGACGGCAGCTACAACCCCGACGACCTCACTGTGGGCAACGCCGGTGGCGAGGCCTTCGCCACCTGGCTTGCCGCCGAGGGTGCGGCCGGGCGGATGAGCGTCAACCTCACCGGCGACATCGCCAAGGAGAAGTTCTACGCCGGCGCCTCCCCGTTCCTGCTCACCGGACCGTGGAACGTGCCGGACGCCCAGGCCGCCGGCATCGACGTGTCCGTCGACGCCGTTCCCTCGGCGGGCGGCCAGCCCGCCCAGCCGTTCGTGGGCGTGCAGGGCTTCATGGTCAGCGCCAAGACCAAGAACGCCATCGCCGCCAACGAGTTCCTGGTGAACTACATCGGCAGTGAAGACGTGCAGACCGCGCTCTATGAGGTCGGCGGGCGCCCGCCGGCGCTCACCGCCGCGTTCGAAGCCGCCAGCTCCGACCCGATCACCGCCGGCTTTGGCGCCGTCGGCGCCACGGCCGTGCCGATGCCCAACATCCCGCAGATGGGCAAGGTCTGGCAGTTCTGGGGCGTTACCGAGGCCGCCATCATCAGCAACCAGGGTGACCCCGTGCAGCTGTGGCAGAAGATGACCGCGGACATCGCGGCCGCCATCCAGTAACAACCGGCTCCTCCCAGGTGCGCCCGGCCTCGTCGGGGCCGGGCGCACCCGATCACCGCACCACCGCTACGCCGCACCACCCGCAGAAGCGCAGCACTCGCAGCACCCGCACCTCACATCGAGAGCAGACAATGATGACTACCCCCGGAACCGGGCACGACCGGGCCCAGATCGTCGCCGCCAAGAGGCAGCGGCAGGCGAGCCGCATCGCGGAGGCCGCATCCGCCGGCATCAAGGTACTGCTGGTCAAGGTGCTGGTGCTGGGCATCGTCGACGCGATCAGCGTCTACGCCCTCTTCGTGCTGTTCGCCAAGCAGGACTGGCTGGTTTTCGGACTGGTCCTCGTCGTCACCGTGGCGGTCAACTGGATCTACTTCCGGGTCAAGGGCCTGCCGGCCAAGTACCTCACCCCCGGCCTGATCTTCCTGCTCATCTTCCAGATCTTCGTGGTGGGGTACTCCGGCTACATCGCCTTCACCAACTACGGCACCGGACACAACAGCACCAAGGACGATGCGGTCTCCTCGCTCATCCTGTCGGCGCAGGAGCGCGTGCCCGATTCGCCCACCTACGCCCTCACCGTGCTCGAACAGGCCGGCGTCTACAGCTTCCTGGTCACCGATCCCGACGGCGACATCAGCGTCGGCAACGCCGACACCCCGCTCAAGACCGTGACGGATGCCGAGACGGACGGCTCCGGCCAGGCCGTGGGCCTGCCCGGCTACACCACCCTCAACTTCGCGGACATCGTGTCCAACCAGGAGGCCATCGCGGCCGTGGCCGTGCCCCTTTCCGACGACCCGAACGACGGAAGCCTGCGCACCCCGGACGGCTCCGCCGCCTACCTCTACCTCTCCGACCTCGTCTACGACGAGGCCGCCGGAACCATGACGAACACCGGCACCGGCGTGGTCTACACCGAGGACCCGTCGCAGGGCTCCTTCGTCGCCGCCGACGGCAGCGAGCTCCAGCCCGGCTGGAAGGTGGAAGTGGGCCTGGCCAACTTCGCCAAGGCCTTCGGCACCGACTCCATCCGCGGCCCGCTGATCAGCGTCACCCTGTGGACCTTCGCCTTCGCCTTCCTCTCGGTGGCCACGACCTTCGCGCTGGGCCTGTTCCTGGCCATCGTCTTCAACGACCTCAGGATGCGCGGCCGCAACGTCTACCGCGTCGTGATGATCCTGCCCTACGCCTTCCCCGCGTTCCTCTCCGCCCTGGTCTGGGCCGGCATGCTCAATCCGCAGTTCGGCTTCATCAACCAGGTGCTCTTCGGCGGCGCGGAGATCCCATGGCTCACCAACGAGTGGCTGGCCAAGTTCAGCATCATCTTCGTGAACCTCTGGCTGGGCTTCCCCTACATGTTCCTGGTCTGCACGGGCGCGCTGCAGTCGATCCCCGGCGAGCTGCAGGAGGCCGCCACGGTGGACGGCGCGAAGCCCTGGCAGGTCTTCCGGCTGATCAAGCTGCCGCTGCTGCTGGTGTCGGTGTCGCCGCTGTTGATCGCCTCGTTCGCGTTCAACTTCAACAACTTCAACCTCATCTACATGCTCACCAACGGCGGCCCACGCGACGTCACGGCCGGGGTGAACGTCGGCGCCACCGACATCCTCATCTCGATGGTCTACAAGGTCGCCTTCGTCGGCGCCAACCGTGACTACGGGCTGGCGAGCGCCTTCTCCATCCTGATCTTCGTGCTCGTGGCCCTCGTGTCGATCATCAGCTTCAGACAGACCAAGGCACTAGAGGAGTTGAACTGAGATGGCCATCGCACCGAGCATCGCAGCCCCGAGCGACACCGACTACATCCCGGTGAAGCGCCCCTTCAGCTTCGGCCGCTGGTTCCGCGCCACCGGCTGGCGCCACCTCATCGGCGCCGTCATGGTGGTCTTCTCCGCCTTCCCGCTGCTCTACGTTCTCTCGGCGTCGCTGCACCCCGGCGGCACCCTGATCACCGCCAACGGCCTGTTCAGCCAGATCGACATCGGCAGCTACGTCACCCTCTTCAACCTGCCGCAGCAGCCCTACGCCGACTGGTACGCCAACACCCTGCTGATCGGCGGCATCACCTCGGCCGGCACCGTGTTCCTGGGGGCCCTGGCGGCGTACTCCTTCTCTCGGATGCGCTTCACCGGCCGCCGGGTGGGCCTGCTGATGCTCGTGCTCGTGCAGATGTTCCCGCAGCTGCTGGCCGTCGTGGCCATCTTCCTGCTGCTCAACGGCATCTCGGACATCTTCCCCGCCATCGGCCTCGACACCCAGATCGGCCTGATCATGGTCTACCTCGGCGGCGCGCTCGGCGTGAACACCTACCTGATGTACGGCTTCTTCAACACGATCCCGGCCTCCATCGACGAGGCGGCCAAGCTCGACGGCGCCGGCCACGCGCGCATCTTTTTCACCATCATCCTGCGCCTGGTCGCGCCCATCCTCGCGGTGGTCGGGCTGCTCTCGTTCGTGGGCACCACCAACGAGTTCGTGATCGCGAGCATCGTGCTGATCACCCCCGAGAAGCAGACCCTCGCGGTGGGCCTCTATCAGTTCGTGTCGCAGGAGTTCTCGAGCAACTACTCGGTCTTCGCGGCCGGCGCCGTGCTCGCGGCCCTACCGGTGATGGCCCTGTTCCTCTGGCTGCAGAAGTACATCGTGGGCGGCCTCACGGCCGGCTCCGTCAAGTAAGCGCCGGATGCCGTTCCACCCGACTCCGCAGCACCTGCAACCGCCCGGCGCCACGCCGCTCCACGCCCTGCCGCACCACGATGGCTCCCCGCTCTACGTCTCGACCCCCGCCCCGTCGTTGGGCGACGTCGTCACGGTGCGGCTGCGCATCCCGCTCGCCTTCGGCGCCGTGGCCACGGTGCGCACCCGGTCCAACCCCGACCAGGAGCCGCGATTCGACGACGCCCGGCCACTCGGTTCGGCCGGCACGGACGCTGACGGATACGCCTGGTGGGCCGCGGACCTCCGGGTGGAGAACCCGGTGCACGGCTACCGGTTCCTGATCGACATGGCCGACGGCGGCCACTGGTGGCTGAACGCCAGCGGGCTGCACGACATCGAGACCCTCGACTCCGAGGACTTCAAGCTCGTCGCCCACCCGGCCCCGCCGGACTGGGCCGCGACCAGCGTGATGTACCAGGTCTTCCCCGACCGGTTCGGCCGCTCCGCCGCCGCCGACACGCGCGAGGCACCGGACTGGGCCATGCCCGCGCAGTGGGGCGACGCCGTCGACCAGTTGCCGCCGGGGCGTTCGCACCAGTTCTATGGCGGTGACCTCGACGGCATCACCGAGCACCTCGACCATCTCGAACGGCTCGGCGTGACCCTGCTTTACCTCACCCCGGTCTTCCCGGGCCGCTCCAACCATCGTTACGACGCCGCTGCCTTCACCGAGGTCGATCCGCTGCTCGGCGGCGACGCGGCCCTCATCCGGCTCGTCGAGGCCGCCCATGCGCGCGGGTTCAAGGTGATCGGCGACCTCACGGCCAACCACTCCGGCGACGGCCACGAGTGGTTCCGGGCGGCCCACGGCACCCCAGCGGCGCCCGAAAGCGCCTTCTACTACTGGCTCGACGCCGAGCAGCGCGACTACATGTCCTGGCTCGGCGTGCCCGAGCTGCCCAAGTTCAACTGGACCTCCCCGGAGCTCCGCCGCCGGTTCATCGAGGGCGCGGACTCGGTCGTTGCGAAATGGCTGGAGCCGCCGTTCAGCCTGGACGGCTGGCGCATCGACGTGGCGAACATGACCGGCCGCCTCGGCGACGAGGACCTCAACGCCGAGGTCCGCCAGGCCATCCGGCAGACCATGCTCGAGGTGAACCCCGACACCATCCTGCTCGGCGAATTCACCAACGACGCCGCGGCCGACTTCCAGGGCGACGCCTGGCACGGAGCGATGACTTACGCCAACTTCACCAAGCCGCTCTGGTCATGGCTCTGTCGGCCCGACCCGGTGCCCTCATTCTTCGGCGTGCCGCTGGGCCGTATCCCGGCGCACACCGGCGCCCAGTTCCACCGGGCGCACACCCGCTTCGCCGCCGGATTCCCCTGGCGCACCCGGCTGGCCACCATGAACGCCCTGGACACCCACGACACCGCCAGGTTCCGCACCCACGCCGAGGCCGAGGTGGTGCCGGTGGCGGTGGGCCTCTCGGTGACACTGCCGGGCATCCCGGTGGTGTTCGCCGGTGACGAGTTCGGCCTGGCCGGGATCGACGGCGAGCACTCCCGCACGCCGATGCCCTGGTCCACCGCGGCCGACCCCGAGGTGGCCGGCAGCATCGACCTCTACGCGGCGCTGATCGGGCTGCGCCGGGCGCACGAGGCGCTCAGCACCGGCGGGCTCCGCTGGCTGCACGTGGGCGACGACGCGCTCGTCTACGTGCGCGAGAGCGCGGGGGAGACGGTGCTGCTGCTCGCCACCCGCGCCGCGGCTGACGTGACCCTGCCGGCCTGGGTGGTGCCGCTGGGCGGCGTCGTCGGCACCCTCCCGGCGGAGCTGGGATCGGCGGTCTTCTCTGCCGGCCAGGAGGGGCTGCACCTGGCCGCCACCGGCGCATCCTTCACCACCTGGGTGCTGCCCGGCGTCACAATCGCGGCGGATGAGCGCCCTGTGTCGCAGAGAGGTCTCGCGAGGTGATAATGTTTACCGGTTGCCAAAAGCACGGTTCAGCTTCAGAACTATGAAGTTTTGCCCCCTTAGCTCATTGGTAGAGCACTTCCTTGGTAAGGAAGAGGTAGTGGGTCCGATTCCCACAGGGGGCTCAGGCTTGGGAGCTAAGCTCTGAAGGCCTAAGGCGGGGTAGCTCAGTTGGTTAGAGCACACGGCTCATAATCGTGGTGTCGCGGGTTCAATTCCCGCTCCCGCTACACACAAAGGCCCTTTGATCAAGAATTTAGCCGATCATGGGGCCTTTTCTTTTTTGCTGGTTGCCAGCCGACTCCGCTCCTAGCTCCGGTTTAGACCAGAGTGTTGTGCGCCAACGACGGCCCAGCGTCGGTGGGAGCCGCCGGATCGTCGCCAGACGTCTCATTCCGCAAGACCAGCTCAGGAACGAGCGCGGACCGGTTCCCTGTGGACCGGCACAGCGCACACGAGAGCCTCGCGTATGCTCCTGAAGATGGAGGCGTGACATGGATGTTGTGAATTCACCCGTGCTTGAGCTCTCTGAGTCCCGCGAGCTGCTGAGCAGCGCAGTCGAATCGGTCATTCGTCGAAAGACGTCAATGCTTATCTCGATGTGGGTAGGCATCATCGCCGTCGCCGCCTCCCTCATTGTTCTCGGAACACTCACTCTGTATCAGGGCGGGCGTCTGGTCTTCACCTGCTGGGTGCCGAACTACGGGCTCGAGCCTCGACCCGATGTCGCGGATGCGTGCACGGAAGCGTGGCGCCCCTACGTCTTGGCTCCGATCTGGGCGATGGTGCCGTGTCTCCTGGCCGCCCTGTCCATGATCGTTGGAGCGCAACGACCGCGACTGAGTTGGCCCATCGCCGGAGCCCTCATCGTCGCCGCTGGCATCGTGTTCGCGCTCGTGCAGTCTGCCTGAGACTTCCCGAGGCGCCTGCACTCATTATTGACACTTATAGTCCTACATGGGACTATTTATGTATGCATCTATCCACGTCTCAGGCCGCCAGTGAGCTAGGTGTATCCGCTCGCCAAGTCAGGCGTTCTGCGGCTTCTGGACGAATCGTCGCCACCAAGCACGGTGCATCCCACGCCTTCTCCCAGCGCCAGGTTCAGGCTCTCGAACGCACAGCCCACCGAGGCCGCAACTGGACAGACGAAGTGCAAAAGGCTGCTCTCGACTTGCTTGCGACCGGAAAGACCTCTGATCTAACCAACACGGCGCTGAGCAGCACCGAGCGAAGTCGACTCAAGCAGCGCATTCGCACCGTCGACGTGGGCACGCTCGCGGGGCAGATCCTCCGGGGCCGCGTGTCTCTGAGGCGAGCTGTGAGCGACGAGGCCAAGAGCCGTTTCGTGGCTGGGCTGGCCGGTGAGCTCGGACTCTCCGTTGGCGGCGGACTTGGCGTGCTCGTCGCACAGGACGCCAGCCGCGCGGCCAGAAGGGGCCGGCTCGGCCTGGATGACGCCGGCGACATCGCTGTCATCGAAGGCGACGAGGCCCACCGCAAAGCTCTTGAGGCCCTGGCCCTGTACACCTACGGCGACGCGCGTGAAAGCTCAGCCGCATCCCAGTGGCTCTCCGCAGTGCAGGCAGCTCTATGAGTGACCGTCCGATAGCCAGCCGTCCGCTGGTCAACGTCGATGCTCGCTCCAGCAAATGGGACGAGCCGCCGTGGCCCTCAGCGTTCGAGCTCGCGAGGCTCCTGCCGCACAGCTCCTGGACTCTGGTCGGCGGCCTCATGGTGAAGCTCCACGCTGAGCTCTCTGAGCTCCCCGCCCCGCGCACGACAGTGGACGTGGACTCCGCTCTCCATCTCGAAACTGAGGCGATCACTTTCCCCCAGGCCGCTGCGCTCCTGCAAGGAGCCGGCTATGTACTGGACAGGTCCACCAAGCACGCATACCGCTTCGATCGAGGAAGTGAGCGGGTAGACCTGATGTGCGCCGATCGTCAGCTCATCTTCAGGGGCACTCGATATGACGGCCGCCCACTCTTCGGAATCCCCGGGGGCACCCGCGCACTCCAGCAAACGATCAATGTCGATGTACTGACGGAAATAGACACAGTCCGGCTCGTCGTCCCCACCGTGCGTGGCGCGCTGGTGCTCAAGGGTGCTGCCTATCTGGCGGACTCCCGAGCGCGGGGCCGCCACGCTGAAGACGCAGTGGTACTCCTGGCCTGTATGGACGATGCAAGCGAAGCGCTGCTCGGCCTGGGTCAGCAGAGCCGGGGACGCCTGCGCGCTCTCGTCAAAGTACTCAACGAGCAGACGACGCCCTGGGCAAACCACGATGCGGTGGTCCAGGCGCTTGCACGAGAGACTCTCGATGAGCTCGCCGAGTTGCTCGGTACGTAGTCACGAGTGGTGGCGCTGACCACGGCACTGTGTGTGTGCTCCTCCGGTTCGCGGAGGGTTACGGGCGCGGGGGACCGGTCGTCGCCCGGCGCACGAGACCGGTGGGCAACCGGATGTGGTTCTGCGGCAGGGTGTCGCCGTTCAGCAGGGAGACCAGCATCCCGGCCGCCGTGGCGCCGAGCCTCTTCATGGGCTGCCGGATGGTGGTCAGCGCCGGGTTCATCTGTGACGCCTCCGGGATGTCGTCGAAGCCGATCACCGAGACGTCGCCGGGTACCTCGAGGCCGAGCTCCGCGGCGACCTGGATGATCGCGATCGCCGACAGGTCGTTCGCGGCGAACACCGCGGTGGGGCGGTCGGTCATTGACAGCAGCGACGCGGCCGGTGCCTTGGCCGTGTCGCGCTTGTACAGGCCGACCCGCACCAGCGCCGGGTTGAACGCGATGCCCGCATCCGCCAGCGCCTGACGATAACCGGCCTCGCGGAGGGTGGCACTGCGCAGGTCCGGCCGGCCGCCGAGGAAGCCGATCCGACGGTGGCCGAGTTCGATCAGGTAGCGCGTGGCCTGCAGGGCGCCGCCGAAGCTGTCCGACTCGACCGTGGGGAGGTCGGCGCGGCCGGTGTGCGGGTCGATGGCCACGACGGGGATCTCGGTGGAGGTGGTGTCCACCGTGGGCGTGACCATGATCGCACCGTCGATCAGCGTGCCGCTGAGCCGGCTCAGCGACCGGCGCTCCCAGCCGTTGGTCTCCCGCTGCCGGGAACCGCTGTAGGCGAGCAGGTCATACCCGGAATCCTGCAGCGCGACGCCGACGCCCTTGAGGATCTCAGCGCTGAAGGGCTCGAAATCGGCCACCAGGATGCCGATGACGCTGGTGCGACGGGAGCGCATGCTGCTGGCGACCAGGCTCGACTCGTAACCGAGCTGCTGCACCACGTCGAGCACCCGCGCCGTGGTCGCCGCCGAGATGCCGTACCGGCCGTTGACCGCCTTGGACACCGTGGCGACGGACACGCCGGCGGCGGCGGCGACATCGTGGATGGTGGCGCGGGGAGACATGGGATCAGCATAGGACGTTTGGAAACTGTTTTCGAAAACGTTTGACACTATTTTTCCTGGCTGTGACACTGAGGCAATTCGGATGTCGGACGGGCCATCACAGTGGGCGTGCCGAAGGCCGAAAATACAGCACTGCCCGACAGGGCGCGGCTCTACACCAAGACCATCGATGACCGATGGCGTCCCTCAATGAAGAGAAAAGGTTGAACCAATGAAGGTGAACCACACCACAGCGAAGAGAATCTTCGCGGGAACCATGGTCCTGGGCCTCGGTGCCCTGGGCCTGACGGCCTGTAGCGGCGACTCAACGGGTGACGGGTCGTCATCCGGCGGCGACGTCACGATGAGCCTCTGGCAGAACTCCACCACCGGCCCCGGCCAGGCGTTCTGGGACAAGACCGTCGCCGACTTCGAGACCGCCAACCCCGGCGTGACCATCAAGGTCCAGTCCATCCAGAACGAAGACCTCGACGGCAAGCTGCAGACCGCCCTCAACTCCGGTGACGCCCCCGACATCTTCCTGCAGCGCGGCGGCGGCAAGATGGCGGCCATGGTCGCGGCCGGCCAGCTGATGGACCTCACCGGCGGCATCTCCGACCAGGTCAAGGAAGAGATCCCCGAGGGTTCCTTCATCGCGAACACCCTGGACGAAAAGGTCTACGCCATGCCCGTCGCGGTTCTGCCCGGCGGTATCTTCTACAGCCAGGACCTCTTCACGGCGGCCGGGATCACCGAGACCCCCACCACGATCGACGAGCTCGAGGCCGACGCGGCGAAGCTCAAGACCACCGGCGTCGCACCGATCGCGCTCGGCGCCAAGGATGCCTGGCCCGCCGCGCACTGGTTCTACTTCTTCGCCCTCCGCGAATGCAGCCCGGCCGTTCTGGCCGAGGCGGCAGACACCAAGGACTTCAGCGACGACTGCTGGATCAAGGCCGGCGAAGACCTGCAGAGCTTCGCCGACACCGAGCCCTTCAACGACGGCTTCCTCACCACCGCCGCCCAGCAGGGCGCCGGCAGCTCCGCGGGCCTCGTAGCCAACCACCAGGCAGCCATGGAACTCATGGGAGCCTGGAACCCGGGCGTCATCGCCTCCCTCACCCCCGACACGAAGCCGCTGGCCGACCTGGCCTGGTTCCCGTTCCCCGAGGTGTCCGGCGGCGACGGCAAGCCCGGCTCCATCCTCGGCGGCGTCGACGGCTACTCCTGCTCGGCCTCCGCTCCGCCGGAGTGCGTCGACTTCCTCAACTACATCGGCAGCGCCGATGTGCAGAAGGAGTACTACGCGGCCTTCAACGCGCCGCCCGTGAACACCGTGGCGCAGGAAGCCGTTACCGAGCCCTACCTCAAGCAGATCATCGAGGCCTACAACAAGGCCCCGTACGTCTCGCAGTGGCTGGACACCGTCTACGGCCAGAACGTCGGAAACGCGCTCAACGTGGGTGTCGTCGACCTCCTCGCCGGCAAGGGCAGCCCGGAACTGTTGATCCAGGCGGTCAACGACGCGGCCAAGAAGGCCTAGGCAGCTCATGTCAGTTCGCGAGAATACTTCGACGCGATTAGAGGTGGATCTCGCGAGCGGCGGGAACTCGGGCACCACGCCCGGGTTCCCGCCCGTGCGGCGCCCCCGCCGTGTCAACTGGGGGGCCCGGGTAGAGATCGCGGTCCTCGTGGGACCGGCGCTGATCGTCTTCCTCGGCTTCGTGATCTTCCCCGTGGTGATGGCCGCGTACTACGGCTTCTTCAGCTGGCAGGGCTACGGCCCGCCGACCGACTTCGTCGGGTTCCGCAACTACATCACCATCATCCAGGACCCCACTTTTCAGGAGGCCCTGACCCACAACGGCGTCATCGTCGTGCTCTCCCTGGTGCTCCAGGGGCCGGTGGCGATCCTCCTCGCCCTGCTGTTGAATCGAAAGCTCCGCGGGCAATCGCTCATCCGCGTGCTCATCTTCGTTCCCTATGTCATCTCCGAGGTCGTCGTCGGCACCGGCTGGAGCCTCATGCTGCAGACCAACGGCGCCGTGAACGGCCTCCTGGAGAAGGTCGGCCTGGGCGCGTTCACGCAGGACTGGCTGTCGAACCCCGACATCGCCATCTGGACCCTCATGGTGATCATCACCTGGAAGTACGTCGGTTTCGCCGTCATCCTCTTCCTCGCCGGTCTCCAGGGCATCCCCGAGGAGCTGCCGGAGGCGGCGGCCATCGACGGAGCGTCGTTCTGGCAGATCCAACGCCACATCACGCTGCCGCTGCTGGCGCCCACCCTGCGTATCTGGGCGTTCCT
It includes:
- a CDS encoding ABC transporter permease subunit, which translates into the protein MMTTPGTGHDRAQIVAAKRQRQASRIAEAASAGIKVLLVKVLVLGIVDAISVYALFVLFAKQDWLVFGLVLVVTVAVNWIYFRVKGLPAKYLTPGLIFLLIFQIFVVGYSGYIAFTNYGTGHNSTKDDAVSSLILSAQERVPDSPTYALTVLEQAGVYSFLVTDPDGDISVGNADTPLKTVTDAETDGSGQAVGLPGYTTLNFADIVSNQEAIAAVAVPLSDDPNDGSLRTPDGSAAYLYLSDLVYDEAAGTMTNTGTGVVYTEDPSQGSFVAADGSELQPGWKVEVGLANFAKAFGTDSIRGPLISVTLWTFAFAFLSVATTFALGLFLAIVFNDLRMRGRNVYRVVMILPYAFPAFLSALVWAGMLNPQFGFINQVLFGGAEIPWLTNEWLAKFSIIFVNLWLGFPYMFLVCTGALQSIPGELQEAATVDGAKPWQVFRLIKLPLLLVSVSPLLIASFAFNFNNFNLIYMLTNGGPRDVTAGVNVGATDILISMVYKVAFVGANRDYGLASAFSILIFVLVALVSIISFRQTKALEELN
- a CDS encoding alpha-amylase family glycosyl hydrolase, whose translation is MTGTEWWRTAVIYQIYPRSFADANGDGMGDLAGIRSRLPQLAELGVDAIWLSPFYRSPQRDAGYDVSDYCDVDPLFGTLADYDAMQDAAHALGIRVIVDIVPNHSSSDHPWFQAALAAGPGSEERGHYIFRDGRGENGELPPNNWESVFGGNAWTRTVDPDGTPGQWYLHLFDTTQPDFDWDNEWVRTQFRDVLRFWLDRGVDGFRVDVAHGMIKAKGLPDYTPPVDGGSMGGATSLEPGVVAEPVAGAPYWAQDGVHDIYRDWRQVLDEYEGDRILAAEAWVDPLDRVAQWVRSDEMHQAFNFAYLETPWDAAPLKRVIDDSLAAFSAVGAPSTWVLSNHDVVRHASRLALTADNLQGHGIGPNTVGLPDTQVGLRRARAASSLMLSLPGSSYIYQGEELGLPEVIHLPDSSREDPTWFRTNGERYGRDGCRVPIPWEAASPSYGFGPSPASWLPQPAEWATLARDAQEGVEGSTLELYTLALKLRREHGLGLGSVDWLPSPSDSVLVFRNGNVVVVANTGDQPVELPDGDLLLSSELLEGRTLPGDTTAWLQA
- a CDS encoding sugar ABC transporter permease; the protein is MAIAPSIAAPSDTDYIPVKRPFSFGRWFRATGWRHLIGAVMVVFSAFPLLYVLSASLHPGGTLITANGLFSQIDIGSYVTLFNLPQQPYADWYANTLLIGGITSAGTVFLGALAAYSFSRMRFTGRRVGLLMLVLVQMFPQLLAVVAIFLLLNGISDIFPAIGLDTQIGLIMVYLGGALGVNTYLMYGFFNTIPASIDEAAKLDGAGHARIFFTIILRLVAPILAVVGLLSFVGTTNEFVIASIVLITPEKQTLAVGLYQFVSQEFSSNYSVFAAGAVLAALPVMALFLWLQKYIVGGLTAGSVK
- a CDS encoding sugar ABC transporter substrate-binding protein, giving the protein MMVKKNGLLAAGAIAVAASLALAGCSAGSDSSGATSDADSSTLTVWVDADRAAVLKDAAAAFTKESGVKVKLVQKDFAKIQEEFIAQVPTGKGPDITIAAHDWLGNFVSNGVVQPVELGDTAADYQQVAVTAMSYEGKTYGVPYSIENIALLRNTALAPTAPATFDDMVAAGTAAGTEFPYLVQIGPEADPYHLYPFQTSFGAPVFGTNADGSYNPDDLTVGNAGGEAFATWLAAEGAAGRMSVNLTGDIAKEKFYAGASPFLLTGPWNVPDAQAAGIDVSVDAVPSAGGQPAQPFVGVQGFMVSAKTKNAIAANEFLVNYIGSEDVQTALYEVGGRPPALTAAFEAASSDPITAGFGAVGATAVPMPNIPQMGKVWQFWGVTEAAIISNQGDPVQLWQKMTADIAAAIQ